A single region of the Rhodohalobacter sp. 614A genome encodes:
- a CDS encoding FAD-dependent oxidoreductase, with protein METDIVIVGGGPVGLFLAGRLIQHGISCKVLEKRNKIDRHSKSLGIHPVSMELFHTAGIVKPFLKEGLKIKKGIAFWDAKELGTISFEDCPPPFRFILALPQWKTERILENWVRKSDPDAFIRGSEVTGISQTHDSTEIKFTHNRDTKSIRSRFLVGCDGKNSIVRKLAGIEFIGKAYPDCYIMGDFEDTTPFGSDAAVYLHSEGLIESFPLPNDQRRWVLKTDRYIENPTPQMIAEIVRTRIHHILYGAKNFMVSSFGVQQYSAEKYVHQNVLLAGDAAHVVSPIGGQGMNLGWLDAEHVTSVLKNTLEDSSNQKRLFSEYSKNRKKIARQVAKRAEMNMHLGRKETSTFFYKMMMTISLKSRLNKLLAQIFTMRGLGKWWI; from the coding sequence TTGGAAACAGATATTGTTATTGTTGGCGGTGGTCCCGTGGGTTTATTTCTCGCGGGACGATTGATTCAGCATGGAATTTCATGCAAGGTTCTGGAAAAAAGAAATAAAATCGATCGACATTCCAAATCACTTGGCATTCATCCTGTATCGATGGAGCTTTTTCATACAGCCGGTATTGTAAAACCTTTTTTAAAAGAAGGATTAAAAATTAAAAAAGGAATTGCTTTTTGGGATGCGAAAGAACTTGGTACGATTTCATTTGAAGACTGTCCTCCTCCCTTCAGGTTTATTCTGGCACTTCCACAATGGAAAACAGAGAGAATCCTTGAAAACTGGGTACGAAAATCAGATCCTGATGCCTTCATTCGTGGCTCTGAAGTAACTGGGATTTCTCAAACTCATGATTCAACAGAAATCAAATTCACACACAATAGAGACACAAAATCCATCCGCAGCAGATTTCTTGTTGGCTGCGATGGCAAAAACAGTATTGTCCGAAAACTGGCAGGGATAGAATTCATCGGAAAAGCCTACCCCGACTGTTACATCATGGGCGATTTTGAAGATACAACTCCATTCGGCTCCGATGCCGCTGTTTATCTTCATTCTGAAGGATTGATTGAGTCGTTTCCCCTTCCAAATGATCAGAGACGTTGGGTGCTAAAAACCGATCGATATATTGAAAATCCCACTCCGCAAATGATTGCCGAGATTGTACGTACAAGGATTCATCATATTCTCTATGGCGCCAAAAATTTCATGGTCAGCAGTTTTGGAGTACAGCAGTATTCGGCTGAAAAATACGTTCACCAAAATGTGCTGTTGGCCGGAGATGCAGCTCATGTTGTAAGTCCCATCGGTGGACAGGGAATGAATCTCGGCTGGCTGGATGCGGAGCATGTCACTTCCGTTCTGAAGAATACCCTGGAGGATTCATCAAACCAAAAGAGACTATTTTCAGAATACTCGAAAAACAGGAAAAAAATTGCCAGGCAAGTTGCTAAACGGGCAGAAATGAATATGCATCTCGGACGAAAAGAGACGTCCACATTCTTCTATAAAATGATGATGACCATTTCTCTGAAAAGCAGGCTTAACAAATTACTTGCTCAAATTTTTACAATGAGAGGACTTGGAAAATGGTGGATTTAG
- the purU gene encoding formyltetrahydrofolate deformylase, translating into MSKQIVLIDCPDAKGLVYNITKVIYDLGLNIISNHEFVDSNSGYFLMRTVLEGSHPEEPFRKKLTDVLPEEANIRLSALRKKPVVILATKETHCLGDLLLRNADNELACDIKAVISNHDSLRKLTESFNIPYHYISAEAYSREEHEQKILACLNDYEPEYLVLAKYMRIFTPGFIKHYPYRIINIHHSFLPAFIGASPYQQAFERGVKIIGSTSHFVTENLDEGPIIVQDVIPVNHTFTAAGMARAGRDIEKNVLAKSLKLVLENRVFIYKDKTIVFD; encoded by the coding sequence ATGTCGAAACAAATTGTTCTTATTGATTGTCCGGATGCAAAGGGACTCGTTTATAATATCACAAAAGTGATTTATGATTTGGGGTTGAACATCATCAGTAACCATGAGTTTGTGGATTCAAATTCCGGTTATTTTCTTATGAGAACCGTGTTAGAGGGAAGTCATCCGGAAGAGCCATTCAGAAAGAAATTGACTGACGTATTACCTGAGGAAGCCAACATTCGTCTTTCTGCACTTCGTAAAAAACCGGTTGTGATTCTGGCGACCAAAGAAACTCATTGCCTGGGCGATTTGCTACTCCGAAATGCGGATAATGAACTGGCCTGTGATATAAAAGCGGTCATCAGCAATCATGATTCACTCAGAAAATTGACGGAATCGTTCAATATTCCATACCACTATATTTCTGCGGAGGCTTATTCCAGAGAAGAGCATGAGCAGAAAATTTTGGCATGTCTCAATGATTATGAACCGGAATATCTTGTGCTTGCAAAATATATGCGAATTTTCACACCCGGATTCATCAAACATTATCCGTATCGCATTATCAATATTCATCACTCTTTTTTGCCGGCATTTATTGGAGCTTCACCCTACCAGCAGGCGTTTGAGCGGGGAGTAAAAATTATTGGAAGCACGTCTCATTTTGTTACCGAAAACCTGGACGAAGGTCCGATAATTGTCCAAGATGTGATTCCCGTCAATCATACTTTTACAGCGGCTGGAATGGCCCGGGCGGGTCGGGATATTGAGAAAAATGTCCTTGCAAAATCCCTAAAGTTGGTGCTCGAAAACCGGGTGTTTATTTATAAGGATAAGACGATTGTTTTTGATTGA
- a CDS encoding Na+/H+ antiporter NhaC family protein, whose protein sequence is MDQLNSRKATLSLLPFLLFIALFLGSGIVLQVQGVDHPFQQLPGQVAIIPALILAILLHRKPLKESIAILVKGAGNDNIITMCMIFLLAGAFSSVAEATGGVEAVVNAGLQIIPAGYILPGLFVIAALISLAMGTSVGTIGALAPVAVGFADQTGTDPTFLAGALFGGAMFGDNLSIISDTTIAATRTQGVEMRDKFRENIKVALPAAIISVIVFLLIATDSAPVESQQMQWLATIPYIAILVLAVGGMNVFLVLILGIILAALQGVLLTGYELSSLGGDISAGFASMFGIFILAMFVGSLAEFIKQQGGLQWIAGKINRMAEKASRTGNRAQQLAIGALAFITDICVANNVVAIVVTGEISRSIAKKHNISPKRTASLLDIFACSAQSFIPYGNQALLLSATFAISPWEAVTHNYYGLILFVCAFIFIGYRKRQHSSHLS, encoded by the coding sequence ATGGATCAACTCAACAGCCGGAAAGCAACACTCTCTCTTCTTCCGTTTTTACTATTCATAGCTCTTTTTCTTGGTTCGGGAATCGTTCTCCAAGTTCAGGGAGTCGATCATCCATTCCAACAATTGCCGGGCCAGGTGGCCATTATTCCTGCACTCATTCTAGCGATTCTTCTTCATCGGAAGCCCTTAAAAGAATCTATCGCCATTTTAGTAAAAGGGGCCGGGAATGATAATATCATCACCATGTGTATGATATTCTTGTTGGCAGGTGCTTTTTCAAGTGTGGCCGAAGCGACTGGTGGAGTGGAAGCCGTTGTCAATGCCGGACTTCAAATTATACCGGCCGGTTATATTTTACCGGGCTTGTTTGTGATTGCCGCATTGATTTCTCTGGCGATGGGAACTTCCGTAGGTACAATTGGAGCGTTAGCTCCGGTGGCTGTTGGTTTTGCCGATCAAACCGGTACCGATCCAACGTTTCTTGCCGGAGCCCTTTTTGGCGGTGCAATGTTTGGGGATAACCTCTCCATTATTTCTGATACGACGATTGCCGCTACCCGAACCCAAGGTGTAGAAATGCGGGATAAATTTCGGGAAAACATTAAGGTGGCATTGCCTGCTGCGATTATCTCAGTCATTGTTTTTCTATTGATCGCGACCGACTCGGCGCCCGTAGAAAGTCAGCAGATGCAGTGGCTGGCTACCATTCCGTATATAGCTATTTTAGTTCTGGCAGTAGGTGGTATGAATGTATTTTTGGTTTTGATTCTCGGAATTATTCTTGCTGCTTTACAGGGAGTTCTTTTGACCGGATATGAGCTTTCTTCTTTGGGAGGAGATATTTCTGCCGGATTCGCCAGTATGTTTGGAATTTTTATACTGGCGATGTTTGTCGGATCGCTCGCCGAATTTATCAAACAGCAGGGCGGACTCCAATGGATTGCCGGGAAAATCAACCGAATGGCAGAGAAAGCATCCCGAACTGGCAATAGAGCACAGCAACTGGCAATCGGTGCTTTGGCGTTTATCACGGATATTTGTGTGGCAAATAATGTGGTAGCCATTGTCGTAACGGGTGAAATCAGTCGCTCCATTGCAAAAAAACACAATATCTCTCCCAAAAGAACGGCCAGCCTTCTGGATATTTTTGCATGTTCGGCGCAGAGTTTTATACCCTATGGAAATCAGGCTCTTCTGCTAAGTGCCACATTTGCCATTTCTCCGTGGGAGGCCGTCACTCACAATTATTATGGGTTGATTCTGTTCGTATGTGCATTCATATTTATCGGTTATCGAAAACGGCAGCATTCTTCACATTTATCCTGA
- the acnA gene encoding aconitate hydratase AcnA: MTSNNPLKQTKVAFNTGSGEAHLYSLKKLEELGYGNISKLPFTIKILLEAVLREFDGYAITENDIKLLANYNAKNPEGEIPFKPSRVVLQDFTGVPAVVDLAALRSAMKRMGGDPKSINPQVPVDLVIDHSVQVDMFGRDAALMFNVEKEMERNNERYQFLKWGKEAFDNFRVVPPGRGIVHQVNLEYLAKGVFTRKEADGSTVAYPDTLVGTDSHTTMINGLGILGWGVGGIEAEAAMLGQPISMLVPEVVGMKLTGALREGVTATDLTLTVTQMLRKHGVVGKFVEFYGDGISNMSLPDRATIANMAPEYGATMGFFPIDEESLRYMSRTGRAKELVDLVGSYTKAQGLFRTDDTIDPEFSSTLELDLSTVETSLAGPKLPHDRIVLKNMKTTFEQSLTSDDPTMGFSLTQEKLANKGVYKNGQQIEMKHGDVVIAAITSCTNTSNPSVMLGAGIVAKKAYERGLKVPAYVKTSLAPGSRVVTEYLQEAGLTEYMDKLGFNLVGYGCTTCIGNSGPLPEPVERAIKEGDLIAAGVLSGNRNFEGRIHPWVKANFLASPPLVVAYALAGTVHIDLANEPIGKDKDGKDVYLKEIWPTTAEIAEHLDSAIRPELFEKMYSDIFESETWEKIPVKGGDLFEWDDSSTYIQEPPFFMGMEGDPAPIQPIKGAKVLVKVGDSITTDHISPAGNIKEDAPAGEYLKAHGVEKKDFNSYGSRRGNDRVMTRGTFANVRFKNQLAPGTEGGFTKYHPTGEITTIFDASLKYKESNTPLVALAGTQYGTGSSRDWAAKGTNLLGVKCVIAVSYERIHRSNLIQMGVLPLQFKEGDSADSLGLDGTEAFNIHVDDNVKARDEIKVTATKEDGTQIEFVTDCRIDTPVEVDYYRNGGILHKVLRDYVEEDKQKS; encoded by the coding sequence ATGACATCCAACAACCCACTTAAGCAAACCAAAGTAGCATTTAACACTGGTTCGGGTGAGGCTCATCTCTATAGCCTTAAAAAACTGGAAGAACTTGGCTACGGGAATATCAGCAAACTGCCATTTACGATTAAAATTTTATTGGAGGCCGTTTTAAGAGAATTCGACGGCTACGCCATCACGGAAAATGACATCAAACTTCTCGCAAATTATAATGCAAAAAATCCGGAAGGAGAGATCCCTTTCAAACCATCACGGGTTGTGTTGCAGGATTTTACGGGCGTTCCGGCGGTTGTGGATTTAGCCGCTCTCCGGTCTGCCATGAAACGAATGGGAGGGGATCCAAAGTCCATCAACCCACAAGTTCCGGTGGATCTTGTAATTGACCACTCTGTTCAGGTAGATATGTTTGGCCGTGACGCCGCGCTGATGTTTAACGTGGAAAAAGAGATGGAGAGGAATAACGAACGCTATCAATTCCTGAAGTGGGGCAAAGAAGCTTTTGATAATTTCCGGGTAGTTCCTCCGGGGCGTGGAATTGTTCACCAGGTAAACCTTGAGTACCTGGCAAAAGGAGTTTTTACTCGTAAAGAAGCTGACGGTTCAACCGTTGCTTACCCTGATACATTGGTGGGAACCGACTCTCACACCACGATGATTAACGGACTCGGAATTCTTGGTTGGGGTGTTGGCGGAATTGAAGCGGAAGCGGCTATGTTGGGTCAGCCCATTTCCATGTTGGTGCCTGAAGTTGTGGGTATGAAACTGACTGGCGCTCTTCGAGAAGGCGTCACGGCAACAGACTTGACTCTGACCGTAACCCAGATGCTTCGCAAGCACGGTGTGGTTGGCAAGTTTGTGGAATTTTATGGTGATGGAATCAGCAATATGAGTCTGCCAGATCGTGCAACCATTGCAAACATGGCTCCTGAATATGGCGCAACCATGGGTTTCTTCCCGATTGATGAAGAATCCCTTCGTTATATGAGCCGAACAGGGCGCGCAAAAGAACTGGTTGATCTGGTTGGAAGTTATACCAAAGCACAAGGACTCTTCAGAACAGATGATACTATTGATCCGGAATTTTCATCCACACTTGAGCTGGATCTCAGTACGGTTGAAACATCACTCGCCGGACCGAAACTTCCGCACGACCGGATTGTGCTGAAAAATATGAAAACGACTTTTGAGCAATCTCTGACCAGTGACGACCCGACAATGGGCTTTAGCCTCACACAGGAAAAACTGGCAAACAAAGGTGTGTACAAAAATGGCCAGCAAATTGAAATGAAACACGGCGATGTGGTAATTGCCGCTATCACAAGTTGTACCAACACATCCAACCCAAGTGTGATGCTTGGCGCAGGTATTGTAGCCAAAAAAGCATACGAACGCGGACTCAAAGTTCCCGCGTATGTGAAAACGTCACTGGCACCGGGTTCCAGGGTTGTAACCGAATATTTGCAAGAAGCCGGTCTCACAGAATACATGGACAAACTCGGTTTTAATCTTGTGGGTTACGGATGTACAACTTGTATCGGTAACTCAGGCCCGCTTCCCGAACCGGTTGAAAGAGCCATTAAAGAAGGCGATTTGATTGCTGCCGGAGTTCTCTCAGGCAACAGAAACTTCGAAGGCCGAATCCATCCGTGGGTGAAAGCGAATTTCCTCGCGTCACCTCCGCTTGTAGTGGCATACGCATTGGCAGGAACCGTTCATATTGATCTTGCTAACGAGCCAATCGGCAAAGATAAAGATGGAAAAGACGTTTACCTGAAAGAGATTTGGCCGACGACCGCAGAAATCGCCGAGCATCTGGACAGCGCCATTCGTCCTGAACTGTTTGAAAAAATGTACAGCGACATTTTTGAATCAGAAACGTGGGAAAAAATTCCTGTGAAAGGTGGAGATCTTTTCGAATGGGATGATTCATCCACATACATTCAGGAACCGCCATTCTTTATGGGAATGGAAGGTGATCCTGCTCCGATTCAACCCATTAAAGGGGCAAAAGTGCTCGTCAAAGTAGGCGATTCAATCACAACCGATCACATTTCACCCGCCGGAAATATTAAGGAAGATGCGCCTGCAGGTGAATATCTGAAAGCACATGGCGTTGAGAAAAAAGATTTCAACTCCTACGGATCACGTCGGGGCAACGACCGTGTGATGACACGCGGTACTTTCGCAAACGTACGGTTTAAAAATCAACTGGCTCCCGGAACGGAAGGCGGTTTTACGAAATATCACCCAACCGGTGAAATCACAACAATCTTTGATGCTTCGTTGAAGTATAAAGAATCAAATACTCCGCTGGTTGCATTGGCCGGTACGCAGTACGGAACCGGCTCATCTCGTGACTGGGCTGCAAAAGGAACCAATCTTCTTGGTGTGAAATGTGTGATTGCCGTTTCTTACGAGCGTATTCACCGATCCAATCTGATCCAAATGGGAGTTCTGCCGCTTCAATTTAAAGAAGGAGATAGCGCTGACAGCCTTGGACTTGATGGTACGGAAGCATTTAACATTCACGTGGATGACAATGTGAAAGCTCGCGACGAAATCAAAGTTACCGCCACCAAAGAAGACGGAACCCAGATTGAGTTTGTAACTGATTGCCGAATCGATACACCCGTTGAAGTGGATTACTACCGAAATGGCGGAATTCTGCACAAAGTTCTCCGCGATTATGTGGAAGAGGATAAGCAGAAGAGCTAA
- a CDS encoding TonB-dependent receptor → MSVKRLIGIGFILIISFPAIVQSQNQSTIRGIITGHQTGEFLEGANISLSLNSGKFVEGTATDKNGLYQFNGLEEGVYILTIRFVGYQSYSDTLQLQENIVKNVAMIRSEESLGEVVVSGVSSDDLVPGQTRINAEDLSRIPTPAGGGDLVSYLQTQSGVVAAGDRGGQLFIRGGTPDQNLVLMDGTLIYQPFHIIGFFSVFSEDVLSSADLYAGGFGPEYSSRTSSVIDVTLKNGNLYNRNWSASLSPFISDVFFETPIRKGKSSLIASFRGSLIEEASALYLDEEQPLKFNSQLVKYNYAGDRGFNCSAHMLRTYDRGKLDFDNDEVFKWRNVVLGGRCAGTSENLNVSFVDANFGISHYTNRVGGLSTNNRLASVFKSNFDVNITQYVGDYRLDYGIFSTYRNVDYDISDRFLSVKNKAQPFLSLGGYVKTNISLGDKVSVVPGVVITSFIQRFKTSLEPRLQVSWQPRGKSNEEIHAAAGIYRQPVVGITDFRDAGAAFTAWMAVPEKSRRMQSNHFLVGWRQPLGDYLDFSVEGYLKQMKDIPVSVWSMTAEFTTDLAYANGDVQGADVKLSYNRRAYYWSMSYGYSETTYTTAQDHFNVWFGEPVQKYHPAHDQRHQISVQTGFKFRDFSANVSWVYGSGMPYTQPLGFDSYFVFLEHLPDVVEDYGSPRILLEKPFQGRLPDFHRLDVSIEQAFDISNTKMRVQLGAINMYDRNNLFYYDVYYQTTIYQLPILPYMSIKIGSK, encoded by the coding sequence ATGAGCGTAAAAAGACTAATAGGGATAGGTTTTATCCTGATAATTAGTTTCCCGGCTATTGTGCAAAGTCAGAATCAGTCTACTATTCGGGGAATTATTACAGGTCATCAAACCGGAGAATTTCTTGAAGGGGCGAATATATCGCTCTCTTTAAATAGTGGGAAATTTGTAGAAGGAACCGCAACCGATAAAAACGGACTCTATCAATTTAACGGTTTAGAAGAGGGAGTTTATATATTAACTATTCGTTTCGTGGGATATCAATCCTATTCTGATACATTGCAATTGCAAGAGAATATAGTTAAAAATGTAGCCATGATTCGCTCGGAAGAATCACTTGGTGAGGTTGTTGTTTCCGGTGTGTCTTCTGATGATCTGGTGCCGGGACAGACAAGAATTAACGCTGAAGATTTAAGCCGAATTCCTACTCCCGCCGGTGGCGGAGACTTGGTTAGCTATCTGCAAACACAATCAGGTGTGGTGGCCGCAGGTGACCGGGGCGGTCAGTTATTTATTCGCGGAGGGACGCCAGATCAAAACCTTGTGCTTATGGATGGCACACTTATCTACCAACCATTTCACATTATCGGTTTCTTTTCTGTGTTTTCTGAGGATGTTCTTTCCAGTGCTGATTTATATGCTGGCGGATTTGGACCAGAATATAGCAGCAGAACATCTTCAGTAATTGATGTAACCCTCAAAAATGGGAATTTATATAACAGGAATTGGTCTGCTTCGCTGAGTCCTTTTATATCTGATGTGTTTTTTGAAACACCCATCAGAAAAGGAAAAAGCTCTTTAATAGCATCTTTCAGAGGATCGTTGATTGAAGAAGCGAGCGCACTTTATTTGGATGAAGAGCAGCCATTGAAATTTAACAGTCAGCTGGTTAAATATAATTATGCTGGAGACAGAGGGTTTAACTGTTCAGCCCATATGCTGCGAACGTATGACCGGGGTAAACTTGATTTTGACAACGACGAAGTTTTTAAGTGGAGGAATGTAGTATTAGGAGGTCGTTGCGCGGGTACGTCTGAAAATTTAAATGTGTCCTTTGTAGATGCAAATTTTGGTATTTCGCATTATACCAATCGTGTTGGCGGACTCAGTACCAATAATAGATTAGCGAGTGTGTTTAAATCAAATTTTGATGTAAATATTACGCAATATGTTGGCGATTACCGGTTAGACTATGGCATTTTTTCTACCTATCGGAATGTAGACTATGATATTTCTGACCGGTTTCTATCAGTTAAAAATAAGGCCCAGCCATTTTTGAGTCTGGGAGGATACGTAAAAACAAATATTTCGCTGGGAGATAAAGTTTCTGTGGTTCCTGGTGTCGTAATCACTTCATTCATTCAGCGGTTTAAAACAAGTCTTGAGCCACGTTTACAGGTTTCTTGGCAGCCTCGTGGAAAATCAAATGAAGAGATCCATGCCGCCGCCGGAATATACCGACAACCGGTGGTAGGAATCACAGACTTCAGAGATGCAGGAGCAGCATTTACCGCTTGGATGGCTGTACCAGAAAAAAGCCGAAGGATGCAATCGAACCACTTTCTTGTGGGGTGGCGCCAACCCCTTGGAGATTATTTAGATTTTTCTGTTGAAGGGTATCTCAAGCAGATGAAAGATATTCCCGTATCTGTGTGGAGTATGACGGCAGAATTTACCACTGATCTTGCCTATGCAAACGGAGACGTGCAGGGAGCGGATGTTAAGTTAAGCTATAATCGCAGGGCGTATTATTGGTCAATGAGCTATGGGTATTCAGAAACTACGTATACCACCGCACAGGATCATTTTAACGTGTGGTTTGGTGAGCCGGTTCAGAAGTATCATCCCGCACATGATCAGCGTCATCAAATTAGCGTGCAAACCGGGTTTAAATTTAGAGACTTCAGTGCCAACGTGAGTTGGGTGTATGGTTCAGGAATGCCATATACGCAACCATTGGGATTCGACAGCTACTTTGTTTTCCTCGAACATTTACCGGATGTAGTTGAGGATTATGGATCACCAAGAATATTGCTTGAAAAACCATTTCAGGGGCGGCTACCTGATTTTCACCGGCTGGATGTTTCCATTGAACAGGCGTTCGATATTTCAAATACAAAAATGAGAGTTCAGTTAGGAGCCATTAATATGTACGATCGAAATAATCTTTTTTATTACGATGTATACTATCAAACCACTATTTATCAATTGCCCATACTGCCTTACATGTCCATTAAAATAGGATCCAAATAA
- the rplM gene encoding 50S ribosomal protein L13 translates to MNTISNKTYNATPSTIEKEWVLVDAEDKPLGRVSSEVASILRGKNKPEFTPHMDAGDNVIVINAEKAVLSGDKMSQKVYFRHTEYPGGEKFTTAQEMLEKDPTSLVMTAVKGMLPKNKLGRKLLTNLRVYAGPVHPHTAQQPEIKEI, encoded by the coding sequence GTGAATACGATCAGTAACAAAACATACAATGCAACACCATCCACCATCGAAAAGGAGTGGGTATTGGTGGATGCTGAAGACAAACCCCTTGGAAGGGTGAGCAGCGAAGTGGCTTCCATTTTACGTGGAAAGAACAAACCGGAATTTACTCCACATATGGATGCAGGCGACAATGTGATCGTCATCAATGCAGAGAAAGCTGTATTGTCCGGAGACAAAATGTCTCAAAAGGTATATTTCCGTCATACGGAATATCCCGGTGGAGAAAAATTTACCACGGCTCAGGAGATGCTTGAGAAAGATCCTACCAGCCTGGTGATGACCGCAGTTAAAGGTATGCTTCCAAAAAACAAACTGGGACGTAAGCTTTTAACCAATCTTCGCGTTTATGCCGGACCCGTTCATCCGCACACTGCTCAACAACCAGAAATCAAAGAAATTTAA
- the rpsI gene encoding 30S ribosomal protein S9 yields the protein MAQENYIGRRKTSTARLYISDGNGVFLVNGKPIEDYFSTKARLNVAKLPLDLTELDGSYDIKVTVAGGGVTGQAGAVSLALARAIDDLNEDKHGILKENGLLTRDDRMVERKKYGQPKARKKFQFSKR from the coding sequence ATGGCACAAGAAAATTACATTGGCCGAAGAAAGACGTCAACCGCACGCTTGTACATCAGCGATGGAAACGGAGTTTTCCTTGTAAATGGCAAGCCGATTGAAGATTACTTCAGCACAAAGGCCCGACTGAATGTTGCCAAGCTGCCTCTTGATTTAACCGAATTAGATGGCAGTTATGACATTAAAGTGACCGTTGCAGGTGGTGGAGTAACCGGACAAGCCGGAGCCGTATCCCTTGCTCTTGCCCGCGCTATTGACGATCTGAATGAGGACAAACACGGAATTCTGAAAGAAAACGGACTTCTTACCCGGGACGACAGAATGGTTGAACGTAAAAAATATGGTCAGCCAAAAGCCCGTAAGAAATTCCAGTTCTCTAAACGGTAA
- the rpsB gene encoding 30S ribosomal protein S2, whose protein sequence is MPKASSVQELLKSGAHFGHLTRRWNPKMKEFIFMARNGIHIIDLKKTEKYLQEALEEVTKLARAGKTILFVGTKKQAQDIIKTEAIRCGMPFVTHRWLGGMLTNFSTVRKSISRMEEIEKMKTDGTFDELTKKEGLMLEREREKLEQTLGGIANMTRLPGAIFVVDTIKEHIAMNEAVKLNIPIVAMVDTNSDPDIPDYIVPANDDSARTIQLVTSLVADAIIEGNAEREAMKEEELMEQAAEEAKKSSDSDDDDSDEGPVKVRRRKRRRKKTSDKGSSKAESDSDEDEEEESDESSSEESNDDSEDKD, encoded by the coding sequence ATGCCTAAAGCTTCATCTGTACAAGAACTATTGAAATCTGGTGCCCATTTTGGTCACCTTACCCGCCGTTGGAATCCGAAAATGAAAGAGTTCATCTTTATGGCTCGAAACGGAATCCACATCATTGACCTCAAGAAAACAGAAAAATACCTCCAGGAAGCACTCGAAGAGGTTACCAAACTGGCTCGTGCCGGCAAAACCATTCTGTTTGTAGGTACCAAAAAACAGGCGCAGGATATTATTAAAACCGAAGCCATTCGTTGCGGAATGCCTTTTGTAACCCATCGATGGCTGGGCGGAATGCTCACGAACTTCAGTACTGTTCGCAAGAGCATCTCCCGAATGGAAGAGATTGAAAAAATGAAAACCGACGGCACGTTCGACGAACTCACCAAAAAAGAGGGATTGATGCTTGAACGTGAGCGTGAAAAACTGGAACAAACACTGGGCGGTATCGCGAATATGACACGCCTGCCGGGTGCAATTTTTGTTGTTGATACTATTAAGGAACACATCGCGATGAACGAAGCTGTGAAGCTGAACATCCCGATTGTTGCCATGGTTGATACCAACAGCGATCCCGACATCCCCGATTATATTGTTCCTGCTAACGACGATTCAGCCCGAACAATCCAGTTGGTTACTTCTTTGGTAGCCGATGCTATTATTGAAGGTAATGCCGAACGCGAAGCCATGAAAGAAGAAGAACTCATGGAACAGGCTGCTGAAGAAGCGAAAAAATCTTCCGACTCCGACGATGATGATTCGGATGAAGGACCCGTTAAAGTTCGCCGTAGAAAACGACGACGCAAGAAAACATCAGACAAAGGCTCTTCAAAAGCTGAATCCGATTCAGATGAAGACGAGGAAGAAGAATCAGATGAATCCTCATCCGAAGAGTCTAACGATGATTCTGAAGACAAAGATTAA